The following are encoded in a window of Castanea sativa cultivar Marrone di Chiusa Pesio chromosome 9, ASM4071231v1 genomic DNA:
- the LOC142610296 gene encoding uncharacterized protein LOC142610296 — MGWFRAGSGVAKLAIRRTLSQGGSNASRTRILPSQNRYFHSTVFRSKAQAAPVPRPVPLSRLTDSFLDGTSSVYLEELQRAWEADPNSVDESWDNFFRNFVGQAATSPGISGQTIQESMRLLLLVRAYQVNGHMKAKLDPLGLEEREIPEELDPALYGFTEADLDREFFLGVWRMAGFLSENRPVQTLRSILTRLEQAYCGSIGYEYMHISDRNKCNWLRDKIETPTPMQYNRQRREVILDRLIWSTQFENFLATKWTTAKRFGLEGGETLIPGMKEMFDRAADLGVESIVIGMPHRGRLNVLGNVVRKPLRKIFSEFSGGTKPVDEVGLYTGTGDVKYHLGTSYDRPTRGGKRIHLSLVANPSHLEAVDPVVVGKTRAKQYYSNDMDRTKNMGILIHGDGSFAGQGVVYETLHLSALPNYATGGTIHIVVNNQVAFTTDPRAGRSSQYCTDVAKALSAPIFHVNGDDMEAVVHVCELAAEWRQTFHSDVVVDLVCYRRFGHNEIDEPSFTQPKMYKVIRNHPSTLEIYQNKLLESGQVTKEDIDKLLNKVNTILNEEFLASKDYVPKRRDWLASHWSGFKSPEQLSRIRNTGVKPDILKNVGKAITTFPDNFKPHRAVKKVYDQRAQMIETGEGIDWAVGEALAFATLLVEGNHVRLSGQDVERGTFSHRHAVVHDQETGEKYCPLDHLIMNQNEEMFTVSNSSLSEFGVLGFELGYSMENPNSLVIWEAQFGDFANGAQVIFDQFLSSGESKWLRQTGLVVLLPHGYDGQGPEHSSARLERFLQMSDDNPYVIPEMDPTLRTQIQECNWQVVNVTTPANYFHVLRRQIHREFRKPLVVMAPKNLLRHKDCKSNLSEFDDVQGHPGFDKQGTRFKRLIKDQNDHSNLEEGIRRLVLCSGKVYYELDEERKKVDAKDVAICRVEQLCPFPYDLIQRELKRYPNAEIVWCQEEPMNMGAYSYIAPRLCTAMKVMGRGTFDDIKYVGRAPSAASATGFYTVHVKEQTELVHKAVQREPINYPF, encoded by the exons ATGGGTTGGTTTAGAGCTGGGTCTGGTGTAGCAAAGCTTGCTATTAGGCGAACTCTATCTCAAGGTGGGTCAAATGCATCACGAACACGGATACTTCCCTCACAGAATCGGTATTTTCACAGCACTGTATTCAGATCaaaggcacaagcagcacctgtacctcGTCCTGTGCCCTTGTCTAGGCTAACTGACAGCTTCCTAGATGGGACAAGCAGTGTCTACTTAGAGGAGCTTCAAAGGGCTTGGGAAGCTGACCCAAATAGTGTGGATGAGTCATGGGACAATTTCTTTAGGAATTTCGTGGGTCAGGCTGCCACGTCCCCTGGAATTTCAGGCCAAACAATTCAAGAGAGTATGCGGTTGCTATTGCTTGTGAGGGCTTACCAGGTTAATGGTCACATGAAAGCCAAGTTGGATCCCTTGGGTTTGGAAGAACGAGAAATCCCAGAAGAATTGGACCCTGCACTTTATGGGTTCACAGAAGCTGATCTTgatagagaattttttttgggtgtgtggaGGATGGCTGGGTTTTTGTCTGAGAACCGACCTGTGCAGACCCTTAGATCCATATTGACCCGGCTTGAGCAGGCTTACTGTGGGAGCATTGGGTATGAGTACATGCACATCTCAGATCGTAATAAGTGTAATTGGTTAAGAGACAAGATTGAAACCCCCACACCAATGCAATACAACCGGCAGCGCCGTGAGGTAATTCTTGATAGGCTTATATGGAGTACACAGTTTGAGAACTTCTTGGCTACCAAGTGGACAACGGCAAAGAGGTTTGGGCTTGAAGGTGGGGAGACTCTGATTCCAGGCATGAAGGAGATGTTTGATAGGGCAGCCGATCTTGGTGTTGAGAGTATAGTTATTGGAATGCCTCATAGAGGAAGATTGAATGTATTGGGTAATGTGGTTAGGAAGCCACTGCGTAAGATATTTAGCGAGTTCAGTGGTGGTACAAAGCCTGTGGATGAAGTTGGGCTTTATACAGGAACTGGCGATGTCAAGTATCACCTAGGAACTTCTTATGATCGACCAACTAGAGGTGGAAAGAGAATTCATTTGTCTTTGGTTGCAAATCCAAGCCACTTGGAAGCTGTGGACCCAGTTGTTGTCGGAAAAACTAGAGCAAAGCAGTATTACTCAAATGATATGGACAGGACCAAGAATATGGGTATTCTTATTCATGGAGATGGTAGCTTTGCTGGACAAGGAGTAGTATATGAGACTCTGCATCTTAGTGCTCTTCCAAACTATGCTACTGGTGGCACTATACACATAGTGGTGAACAACCAAGTTGCGTTCACTACTGATCCAAGGGCAGGGAGATCTTCACAGTATTGCACTGATGTTGCCAAAGCATTGAGTGCCCCAATTTTCCATGTAAATGGTGATGATATGGAGGCAGTAGTTCATGTTTGTGAGCTTGCAGCTGAGTGGCGCCAGACATTCCATTCAGATGTTGTGGTTGATTTAGTGTGTTATCGTCGTTTTGGGCACAATGAGATTGATGAGCCGTCCTTCACACAGCCCAAAATGTACAAG GTTATCCGGAATCATCCATCAACTCTTGAGATCTATCAAAATAAACTTCTAGAATCCGGGCAGGTGACAAAGGAAGACATTGATAAGTTGCTCAATAAGGTCAATACAATACTCAATGAAGAATTCTTGGCTAGCAAAGATTATGTTCCAAAAAGAAGGGACTGGCTTGCATCTCATTGGTCTGGGTTCAAATCGCCTGAACAGCTTTCACGTATCCGGAACACTGG GGTAAAGCCAGACATTTTGAAGAATGTTGGCAAAGCAATCACAACTTTTCCAGATAATTTTAAGCCTCACAGAGCCGTAAAGAAGGTCTATGACCAACGTGCACAAATGATTGAAACAGGTGAAGGCATAGACTGGGCAGTTGGGGAAGCACTTGCTTTTGCCACATTGCTTGTGGAGGGTAACCATGTTCGGTTGAGTGGTCAGGATGTTGAAAGGGGTACATTTAGTCATCGCCATGCAGTAGTTCATGATCAGGAAACGGGGGAGAAGTATTGCCCTCTAGACCATCTTATCATGAACCAAAATGAGGAGATGTTTACTGTTAGCAACAG TTCTCTTTCGGAGTTTGGTGTTCTTGGGTTTGAGTTAGGTTACTCTATGGAAAATCCAAATTCATTGGTAATCTGGGAAGCTCAGTTTGGCGATTTTGCTAATGGGGCCCAAGTTATATTTGACCAGTTTTTGAGTAGTGGGGAGTCTAAGTGGCTTCGTCAAACTGGGCTTGTTGTGCTGCTTCCTCATGGTTATGATGGCCAGGGCCCTGAACATTCCAGTGCACGGTTGGAGCGTTTTCTTCAG ATGAGTGATGACAATCCTTATGTTATTCCTGAGATGGACCCAACTCTTCGAACACAAATTCAGGAATGCAATTGGCAGGTTGTGAATGTCACAACTCCTGCCAATTACTTCCATGTCTTGCGGCGTCAA ATACACAGGGAATTCCGTAAGCCTCTCGTTGTGATGGCTCCTAAAAACTTGCTTCGTCACAAGGACTGCAAATCAAATTTGTCTGAGTTTGATGATGTCCAGGGCCACCCAGGTTTTGACAAACAGGGAACCAGATTTAAGCGCCTTATAAAGGACCAGAACGACCACTCCAATCTTGAGGAGGGTATTCGACGACTGGTTCTTTGCTCTGGAAAG GTTTATTATGAGCTTGATGAGGAACGGAAAAAGGTTGATGCTAAGGATGTTGCAATATGTAGGGTGGAGCAGCTTTGCCCCTTCCCATATGACCTTATCCAACGGGAGCTGAAGCGATATCCAA ATGCCGAGATTGTTTGGTGCCAAGAAGAGCCAATGAACATGGGTGCATACAGTTACATTGCACCCCGCCTCTGCACTGCCATGAAAGTAATGGGGAGAGGAACTTTTGATGACATTAAGTATGTTGGGCGTGCTCCATCTGCTGCTTCAGCCACTGGTTTCTATACAGTTCACGTTAAGGAACAGACTGAGCTTGTTCATAAGGCCGTGCAGCGTGAACCAATAAACTATCCTTTTTGa